The following proteins are encoded in a genomic region of Corythoichthys intestinalis isolate RoL2023-P3 chromosome 5, ASM3026506v1, whole genome shotgun sequence:
- the LOC130916472 gene encoding transmembrane and coiled-coil domain protein 3-like — MPSASVSVRSLSEVEKHLSSRMDRSAEGSFLSLSTAMRRGSSENNLDLDLNEAAPSPSLAFEVQRSRSCLDNLQQKILKVTEQLKIEQTVRDDNVAEYLKLVNSADKQQVGRIKQVFEKKNQKSAHNIAQMQKKLEQYHRKMKDSELQHTPSPQPSSGKHSTIPRESRRELLRDMTGSGRHPTMDKIKTIGPGVSLSPPFFFSKPREFANLIRNRFGSADNIAQMKTSMDVSPPLPDETATKTLSSSTSLVGKPKYPSDDECSLESASNSADSNGLTAQGQQVGGEAHSGLAMSLEEARVIKDAQNQLEEDMEAIKAQFQKDYAVINQTLQEERYRYARLEDQLNDLTELHQHEMTDLKQELASIEERVAYQAQERARDIQEALESCQTRVSKLEFQQQQQQQTVQLESGDARVLLGRSINIMLAIITVILVCVSTAAKFAAPLMRSRQHVVATFLGVFFLTVFWKNWERLQYAIDRMLVPV; from the exons ATGCCCAGCGCCAGCGTGTCCGTGCGGAGTTTATCCGAAGTGGAGAAACACCTCAGTAGCCGGATG GACCGGAGTGCCGAGGGCAGCTTTCTTAGCCTATCAACGGCCATGCGTCGAGGTTCTTCGGAGAACAATCTAGATTTGGACCTGAATGAAGCTGCTCCTTCTCCCTCTCTAGCCTTTGAAGTCCAACGCAGCCGCTCCTGCTTGGACAACCTCCAGCAGAAGATACTAAAAGTGACTGAGCAGCTGAAGATCGAGCAAACTGTGCGGGATGACAATGTGGCTGAGTACCTGAAACTTGTGAACAGTGCGGACAAGCAGCAGGTGGGCCGCATCAAGCAAGTGTTTGAGAAGAAAAACCAGAAATCGGCACATAACATCGCCCAAATGCAGAAGAAGCTAGAGCAGTACCACCGCAAGATGAAGGACAGCGAACTCCAGCACACCCCGTCGCCTCAACCGTCCAGCGGCAAGCACAGCACAATCCCCAGAGAGTCCCGCCGGGAGCTTTTGAGGGACATGACAGGGAGCGGTCGTCATCCGACCATGGACAAGATCAAGACCATTGGCCCCGGCGTTTCCCTATCGCCTCCTTTCTTCTTCAGCAAACCCAGAGAGTTCGCCAACCTCATCAGGAACAGGTTTGGCAGCGCTGACAACATTGCCCAAATGAAGACCTCAATGGACGTTTCCCCGCCGCTGCCAGATGAAACGGCGACAAAGACTCTTAGCAGTAGCACCTCACTGGTGGGAAAACCCAAGTATCCCAGCGATGACGAGTGCTCCTTGGAGAGCGCTTCCAATTCAGCGGACAGTAATGGACTCACAGCTCAGGGCCAGCAGGTCGGCGGCGAAGCCCATAGTGGCCTGGCAATGAGTCTGGAGGAGGCCAGGGTCATTAAAGATGCACAAAACCAACTAGAGGAGGACATGGAGGCGATCAAGGCCCAGTTCCAAAAGGACTATGCGGTCATCAACCAAACACTGCAAGAGGAGCGTTACAG GTATGCACGCTTGGAGGATCAATTGAACGACCTGACGGAACTTCACCAACATGAGATGACTGACCTGAAGCAAGAACTTGCCAGTATTGAGGAGCGGGTGGCCTATCAGGCCCAAGAGAGAGCCCGGGACATTCAG GAAGCTCTGGAGTCATGTCAGACGCGCGTGTCCAAGCTGGAGTTccagcaacagcagcagcagcagacaGTGCAGCTGGAGAGCGGCGATGCCCGCGTTCTTCTGGGTCGCAGCATCAACATCATGCTGGCCATCATCACCGTCATCCTCGTGTGCGTCTCCACCGCTGCCAAGTTTGCCGCCCCGCTCATGAGGAGCCGCCAGCACGTGGTGGCTACGTTCCTGGGCGTCTTTTTCCTCACCGTATTTTGGAAGAACTGGGAGCGCTTGCAATACGCCATAGACAGAATGCTGGTGCCAGTCTAA